Below is a window of Candidatus Eremiobacterota bacterium DNA.
TGATCTTGACATGCCCGTGATGGACGGGGGAGAGGTGGCTGCGCTGCTCCTTCAGAACAGGAAAACATGCCGCATCCCGATAATCTTTATCACGGCTCTTGCCCAGGCCAGCGACCTCCAGCAGGACAGGAAGATAGGCGGGCGTTACTATATCGAGAAGCCTTTCAAGCCGGAGGTGCTGCTGGAGTCTCTCAGCGATGCCATCTCGGAGGGCCCCGCCGATGAGGGCTGCGGCGCGAAGTAAGGGGATTTCCCTGTCGCTACCGGGCCTTTAA
It encodes the following:
- a CDS encoding response regulator, with amino-acid sequence MTAKVLVIDDDPEIIQVVKLILGKAGHEVLGAGNGREGIKMAQAEKPDAILLDLDMPVMDGGEVAALLLQNRKTCRIPIIFITALAQASDLQQDRKIGGRYYIEKPFKPEVLLESLSDAISEGPADEGCGAK